The genomic interval ACTTGCTCTGTTCACAAGCGTCAAACAAAGGCAAGCCTGAGTAACAGAAGTGGGAAAAGTGGGCAAGGTCAAGGACACCAGGAATGGGAATGAAATCCTCGGCATCGATCAGCAGTGCGGGGAACATACCTCTCAAAATTTTGGATTAACAGACCTCAAGTCCGACCATGTTAGTTGTTTCCACCAACTTCATTTGGAGGTGGGGGAAGGGAATCATTGATAGATATAAATAACTGTTTGCCTTTTGAAATCCATCATACATTCATATGCAAAAGTAAATTGATCATTGTTTAAGTAAaaggctttttttctttttctttttctttgtatggactgcATGTGCACCCTGCACTTCTCTAATTAATTACAGTTCACTACAAGAGTTAAAATGCTTATTTGTGACTAATTATTTACTACAAAAATTACCATTTCCTACCAAAATAAATCCATTCTCATCGCAAATAGTCATTGATTTCATTGCAAATAACTCATCACAATTAGCATAAACACTATTTAACAACCGAGAACTTGAAAGAACTTGATCTCCCCACTATGAACAGTAGAATCTTGTTCATCacagctattatatatatatatatatatatatatgtatgtgtcaATGATATAATTCTATAAACGCtagtatatatttaatttgaaatcatCCTATATTAATCACTTATAAAGCTCAatcatgatttatttataaacgGGAGGAACCATTTCTTGCATGTGAGCCATTCACctatagagagagaggagagacagTCTCTGAGAAAGGGAGAAAACGGCAGAGGAAATCCATCCATTATTCATCTTGATAGTGAAACTCCATCACTAAACCGTACGAGGACTTGATCAGTTttataaaaaaccaaacaatgatataaatataataccaTGAGCATTGCTTATCTACAGGGACAGTGCTAAAAGAACAGTGCTACAGCCACAAAtagattctataaaagtaaatctacaaactgacatgacttcatATATTGATATGTTAGATGTagtactttacaataaaagttattttacaatctaacataccatATCAAATCGCATCAGtatgtgagtttacttttctgGAATCTCTTTGTAGTTAAAACATTTCACTAAGAAGTTAAGCCTTGCAATGAAGCTTTGGTAAGATGTCATTGATGAGCCAGTATGCCATAAACTGGTATGCTCTCTGAGTCATATGAACTCCATCCCAGCTTATAAGTTCATTTGGATTAACACAAACAGGTACACCAGGAGCTCCACACATTCTTGCGATGCTAAAGTCATAATCACCTCCAACACCACAACAAGATTTCTGTATAGATACAACATCAAATCCTGTCCATTGAAAACCAAATTAATTCCAGTTACTAATAATTTTCTTCCTACCAAGAtctattatatatctatataaatttgatggaaattaGAGACTTACCAAGAAGTGGCGCATGTTGGTAAACTGATTGAAAAGCGTTGTAATAATCACCATATATTATAACTGCATTAGGGTATTCTCTTCTCAGAACTTTAATGGCTTGTTTCAGGTGATGATTGTGATGCATTGAAAGATTATTCAACCTCTTTAGGCAATGAAATTCATCATAAGCAGCTACGTTGTTGGTTTGGAATGTTGTAAGATAGATCGGTAAACAGCCTATTGGAAAGTTGCCTGGAACAACAACTTGGGAAGCACCATAGCCAATGACCCTCTGCTTCCATTAATGTAATTGAACcaagaatatttaattagttatatagcaAGTAATTTCGTGAGTAAAAGTAAGAACGAGATCTTCGTTTAatttacaaagaaattaaaCTTACTGTAACAGCATCCTTTATTGCTTGAACAACTTCTGGAACCATGTCTATGACCTCCTTAATAGATTTGCCTTGAAATAATGCATAGTTATAATCATTCCATCCTATTTCTCCCACCATGAATAGGGCACTTTTAAGCTTCTTGATACAGTCTATCAAACATTAAAGATCAGAAAAAAGATGATCAGGTACAGATCATAATTAATGAAAGTCATTATTAAATAGatttgcatgcatgctttaTTGGGATGAGAGGCTAACCATAATCATCGAAACAAATCCCATTGAAATGGCTAAACATCCAATCTAGTTGTACACTTAAAGTGCTGTTAGTGATTGGAGACGAAATGTTCTTCTCTGCAAGAACATATGTAGGCAAGGCTGTGGAACCAGCTACAGCAAAGTTCTCTCCATAACCACGAATGAACATCACATCCTTATTCAAATAGGGATGAAGAAATGGAATTCCGGCTGCCAGAGCTGTGCATGATgcaattataaaatgtgatcaAGTAATTAATTAGCATAATCTAAATTTAGCCGTACGTAATACTGGTTGCAAAGGATCAAGTTCTATAACGCATGCATGCAAtcaagtcatatatatatatatatatatatatacacacacaaaaagAACGATAAAGTTCCAAATTAGTAAAAcatctctctctaaaaataaatgaaggaaTCGCAAATTAAGAAGTTAAAGCAAGGAGAAAAAACTCCAAATCTGAACCATATAgttttatgagaaatattttaactacgTACAAAGAGGAGTACTGCTAtaaccacaaagagattatataaaagtaatcttacaaattgatatgcTTTCATGCAATccgttatatctattttataataaaaaaattttataatttgacgaagTACATCatgtcacgtcagtttgtaaaattatttttatgtaatctatttatgattaatgtattttttttttttttttttatctctttagctaaaaggaagaggaaaaagagtTTGAAGAGAGTAATAAATAAACTCTTAAAAATCATGTCATCGTCGTAATAATCAAGAATGACATGCAGGCCGGTCCAATAGTAGTCCAACTTTAACAGACACAAAGTGACAATGGATAGAATCTAAAGACGACAGAACTACATACAGCCTTATCAGTTGCTGCTCACGTTGTTGCTTCTTTATTCCTACTAAAACGACAGCCTTATTATCAATCACCTATTATACTCAACGATCGaagtatttaatttatttgttctttctGGAAACTAACAAgaactaaataaaagaaagaaaacatgatCATAAACGTATATGGACAAGTAATTCTGATTCTCACCAATGTAATCTATCATTAGTAACCCGTTGGAGCACCTGCCGGTGGCATTCTTGAAGAAGGTTTCCCCGTAGGGGAGCCGAGAAAATGGAAAACCCGGATTCTCACGAATCAGATTTCCGGTGTCGGAAAACGAGTCCCGAGTTGGTATATTGCGTCAAACATGCAAGTTTTGAGAGGGTGTGCATGACTGCAATGCAGCAGAAGAAAGAGAGGAGTACTGAGAGCGAGAATAATTAGCAGAGAAGAGAAAACTGGTTTGGCGGTAGCCATGGATGATGGCTCTCAAGAAAGAAGCAGCAGTAGTACTTTGGGTCGGTCTGTGAATATTGCATGTGTAGTACATAAATTAAGGAGGTTTTGTCCGATTCCTAGTCTGTTATAGTTGAACTAGCTTTAGTTAAATCGGGATTTTTAAAATGCGTTGCTAATTATTACTTGTCAACCACCAGGAATAGGAAATTACATACTTTTCAACTTTTGTTTTGGTTGGTGATAATCTTTATAATTACCGTGATTAGCAATTTATAAGGTCCCATCATGATATTTACTCCCATGCATTGACTGTACGGTGGAGATGGAAAGACTTCCATGAAAGAGAAATCATGACTTTGTAAAAGAATATTCAAAAATTGacgtgatatattaaattagaaGAATTTATTTGTAAAGTAAATATCATGTATCATAAAATTAAGtcaatttattagtttattttatgagatttttttgtgaatgttgtacatttctttgaaaaaaaataaataaatagtctTGAAGAATTTGTAGTGCGCAGAGTTTGCACACCATAAAACTGGgtttaatattactcttttttgttttatttgcaaACTatactagatacagttttaGGATGTGAAAGCTctgtatattcattttaaaaaagtgacgTACTACATAGAAGCTCTACATTTTACacattacttaaaaatatatgattttatttttttatcctcatacttcatattttatatttcacgtgagggtaaaaaagtaaaatcacatatttttaagtagtgTGCAAGAGTGTGTGACTTAcgtctagaatttttttttgaaaaaaagtagaatccactattaaaaaagaaaaattatactcatcatccttacaccacacacatattttgattttttatctttttatttttttatgttagcAAGTATGTAatatagagatgatgagtaaaataattcaattaatttataggaataaaaatttaaaaaaaattaaaacatatgtGGTGTGTGATGTAGGAGGCTGTGTAACAAATtaaccaattaaaaaatatttttttatataaattttaaatttatttacttttttaaaaatgaatatacaGAATTTACATgttctaaaattacaaatataatttatctatcAAAATATGGATGGGAAATGTATCTCTGCCATAAAAGGTATTCCGGGGGTTTTTATGAAATATCAAGAAATAAGACGGGCAATTTCCTTAACTCTTTTAGTTTGAACTGGATCTTCATGTACCAACAAGATGattcactcactctctctcactctctcttaaaaaaaatcttttttctttaaaaaaagagtaatgctagatataattttaagatgtatAAATTTCACGTATTCCATTTGAACAAGAGTAggatttatcataaaaaattaattttttatatgagtcttatatttattcattttttttaaaatgaatacaAAATTTGCAATTCTGTAAATATTCATTTCTCTTACATTGATATATAGtgagaattttttaattttaaaaagataaaaaggctTCAAAAGTCCAAATTATGTGTTGCTTAAATTCTTGTAGatataattattgatatatgtatacataaaatgataagaaataaaaactcAGATTTTTTGCCAAAGttgtaaaattataagattGATAGTTTGGAttctatctcaacttatctcaattcatcattacaattttttcaaatttcaacacaaaatataataaacaattcaactttttaaaatctcataataataataatattaaaaaataatattttaataatattttatcattttaactcaactcaactcagttcaacatccaaatgcagcctggtatatattgttttgtttaaataacgttcaaaaaataaataagtaattcaTTAATATGAAATTTAACTGAACAATAAACTCGGGCTCGAATtctattcaaataaaaattgaactGTCAATAATCCACTTCTCATTTGAATTCGACTAGTATACCGTCAGTATATGGTCCAAAGTTtcctccaataaaaaaattgacatgtccaatcatttattattttctaaaacagcTAAAATACACATTAAAagtttcaataatttatttaggaagaaaaaaaaactgctcATCACACCAAGAGTggcccttttatttttatttttttaaaattttaagaggATATGAATGGGTGtggatgcattttttttttcattttctaatgaaaatgttttgagtttttattaaTGGGAGTAAAACCAGAATTTTGCCTTGTTAGTTACATAGTTTAAATGAGGTgggatgttttattaaaaattaaataaaatattattagaatattattttttaatattatttttattttaagatttgaaaaagttgaattgtttattatattttatgtgagagtttgaaaaaattgtaatgataacatgagatgaaatgagatagttttatacATCCAAACCGGGCTATATACCATATTGGATAGTGACTAGTATAGAGAAGCTATGTGTTTCGTACCTGGTCAAATACCGATCATACCAGTACATTTCGATCAATACCTATCGGTTTTTGGTATACCAaccaaaattagtaaatttttgtaattcatataaaatttctaacttttttgtaattttcattccaattcttagactatttttttcaacttttttttatctcattttctcgagaactgaaaatcaaatcctactattcttttccttctttttctaatgaagatgaataattatttttttaaatagttaaattgtgaacatagaaatattattgagttctataaatgtgttttaacttttatgacttgcattgatgttattttaaaatataatttatacgtatataattaatttattatacataGACGATCCTGAAGTTAATGTCAACAAAGTATCTGCAGTATCTAAGAAGGAAGTGCCAATTtcagaaaagaaataagaatacAACGGATCCCTGCAATTTTACCATGACACAAGGACGGGGACAGAGCGCAAAAACAACAAAGCTGGATTCACCCACCAACCAATCCAATGTTGGCATATTTCAAAAATTCTCATTCAAGGAACAAAATTTGTTAAAACCACATCGTGTTTAAGAAAAAAGGGGCAGCATAACAAGTGCGAGTAAACAAAATGAGGAAAGGTACAAATTGGAAACAAGGAAAATGACGTTCTTAATGTATTGACTAAGCCAATTTAGACTCTTTCAATCTTCCTCCTCCCCTTCATTCTCCGCAATGTTGAAGTACCTAAGTTCATAaacatttctttctttgttggaAGCTATCACGCGAAGCCAATCCCGCACATTGTGTTTCTTCAGGTACTTCTTCGTTAGATACTTCAGATACCTGAACCACAAATGCAAATATAACAGGTGTTAAACTGTGAAGAAACCCATGATTCAACTGTAATCTCAACAGCAGAATCAGCAGCAGCAGCTAAATCAATTGAATTTATAGAGGATTTTGTAAGACAGTACATAAAAGTCTAtgataaattcaaataatcaagCAAATTGACAAATAACCGTTTATACAATGATCACAGCAGCTATTTCCCCTTTTCTCTATGTTAAAGAGATTATATTGGGTACCAGCTTAGCTTTTTCTATATGCTGTAACGACCGAACAGTTGTATTTTCCAAGCCAGAAAAAGCAGAGTCAAGGAAAAATTATCATAAGTGTGATCCCACACTATCCTCTCCTCCACAGAACAGTTAATGATGAGGTATGGCCACCCCGTCACATAGAGGCTCCATTCTGtaccccaaaaaagaaaaacatatggaaacaaaatgaaaattttgttccAGGGAAAATTCCACAAAAATGCCGAGGAAATCTTTGTTGCAAAGGAGAGGATTTAAGTTCGGCTCATTCAAACTTGGTCCAAAAATACATCTACCATAAGCCCTGTTTGCTAATTAGGCACATACCACAAAAGCCCATGCGTCAAAATATAAGATTTGTGAAGACGTGAGGGAGCTCATCAGGCTAAACTAAAGGTCTAAAGTTACCCAAAAACACAGTACACATCACCACATAAAAGGTCACGCTTTTTCTTTATATGAAATCAAAAATATCattgtaaaaacaaaagacGTAGCCCAAGTATAAAAGACTTTTTGCTGACAAGAAATTCAGGAGACCGTGCAATCGCAACCCATTTACACAAGACTTGTACAAGAAAAACGcctaattagaaatataaacgATAAAAGGAATCATGAGAACTTAGTCCACACATAAAAGCTCACATCTATGCCAAACTTGCAACACAATTATACAACTAGCAGTTTCAATTGACAgaaaaaatcaactaaaaaaacTATCAATAGATGAATCAAATAAGGggacaaatttcatatatcaccAAAGCATTAGCTTCATACACGATCAAGAAAATCAGAAGTGAATTTACAACAACGAATAGATTACACAAGGAAAAAGAGCAAAATTACCTCTTCGAAAAGTTACCGTCAGAGGTTACCGTTATCTTGCTCTTCTCACGAGTGACGGTCACAGTGTCACCAAGCGCACCAGCCTTGCCTCCAACCTTGATCCTCTCTTGGAGAAACTTCTCCAGGGATGCAATATCCATGATCTTATCCTCCACTGGCTTTGAACAGTCAATGGTAAATGTCActcccttcttcttccccttaGGACCTGGTGCAGTACCTCGACTCATCTTTGATTATCTTCTACAATCcacacagaaaataaaaacacgCCTATCAGATTTCTGGTATAAGttactgaaaaaaataaacagcaTACAGACTCCATTAATCCTCGGCTACGGTTTAGTCCTCAAACCCTTGCAAAAGAATAAGAGGCGCACATATAGCACCTACATGGGCGTGAAGTAGGGAAAATCAAACACATCAACAAGAAAAGCTCCATCTACACAACCATCTACCGagaaaacatacatatatataaacaaaagcaTAATCACGTGTAGTCATTGTTTGTTTGCTGAAAAAATACATGAGCTTAAGATCCTAGGTTactcttcttctcttcatttCCTGCAAACCAAGCAAATGATTCCAAACTCCATTTCCCTGCACTATCCTTGTTGTCTCAAAAggcaaacacacacacacacacacacacacacacagagaaagagagagggagagagaggcatACCTGTTTACGAGGTAGGAGCGGCGGCGCAAGAGAAAAAGGGAATGCAGTATTTGTCTGTAGGAGAGGGTAGACGGTggctagggtttcggttttTAAAAGTGAGTCCGGTTCACGTTGGGCCGTAAGTTTGATCTACAAGCTCCAACTCTTGAGTAATGTTGGTGGGGTACTGCCTACTGGGGTTGTAACGGATCGACGGATTAGTTGGGTTggttttttctctcctttttttcttttattttttaatgaatatgattttaaaaaaagaaatgacagATATagtcataaattatataaatataatataactcttttaaaaaaaagtaagatttattattaaaagattattttattatgcagatcttatttttactcattttttttttttaaaaagatgtgACGCTTACACATACTATAATTCAAATACCATTTATACTCCTTTCAATAaactaaaaagagaaaaaaaaatgtagaaagcTCCAACAAAACATCGGCCATAAACTTATAATCAATACATCATatacaatagaaaaataatatttatagttataaaatgcGCAAGCACGATttactacttttaaaaaaattaagtaaatataaaatttacataaaaaaattaattttttaattataaactttactttttttcaaaaataatgttCATTGCTTACACAACACTTGACTGTTTCTAACATTACTTGAtacaataaatatgaaaataggaAAATAGAGTCAACCGTGGGCCATGTTGCTCAGCTACAATATCGATGGAAGGtggtatttaaattaaatataaaatgagtagtaaatgagtaataaaaaaatagtaattctatcattttccttttatgttataGTTAGAAGTCACTGTGTATAAAGTtgaattacaatcaaacatttTGCAGAGATTTTCACTCCCTCGTTCTCTAAATTATTGAGAAGGGATGAAAGAGCTCTTACTTTCTTCCAATATAAGAGAGAATATTAGACTCTCTATCTTTAAAGCTAGAAAAACTTGTAAATTATTACCGAAGTAGACAGTGCATGAGTTTTACTTTCTACCACCTTGACTTGGGAGGCCCGTGAGCCCTACTCGCCGATCAATGAAGTGTGCCGATGGTAGAGAAAAGTTGCTTAGTTGGCCTCTAGGTCAACAGTAATTAAGGCACGTGGTAGCGGTTGGTTGGCAGAAGGTAGAAGGTAGAAGGTAAAagactttttcttctaaaaccAAGAAAGcaaaatggatggaaaaatgTATTTGAAAACTAGTAAAAATGCCAAACACAACAAGATCCATCAGACAAACATACAGAACAGAAAAGGGCATGAAAAGTATGTGGTGGCGCGTTTCCCTCGCCGTTCTTGACGACGGCATGCGAGGGATGATATGCAGGCGGTTTAGTGATGTCGATAGAGCTCATGGAGCCTAGAGGTGACTCCATTGGTAGAAtgtgaaattgagaaaaatagatAAGAGATTATGTATCTTGCCTTCAAAACTCAATCTAAATTGGACAAACACACATAAAAAGTCACAAAGAAAATAAGTAAGGATGGTTATGATGGAATAGACAGAGgttaaaaaggaagaaaagatgTTGATCTATCTCCAAATACGAATATATATTGCAACTCTCATCATATTAAATTACGTTTTGTCGTTATAAATTGGTGATTTTATAAATCAACACCACTACAGCAAGCCGTCGCTTATTAAATATTAGGTGGTAATTTGGAGTTCGAATGAAAGTGATACTTCCTATTATAAACATATCTAAGACACGTGGTGCTGCTTAT from Juglans microcarpa x Juglans regia isolate MS1-56 chromosome 4S, Jm3101_v1.0, whole genome shotgun sequence carries:
- the LOC121262353 gene encoding LOW QUALITY PROTEIN: acetylajmalan esterase-like (The sequence of the model RefSeq protein was modified relative to this genomic sequence to represent the inferred CDS: inserted 1 base in 1 codon), with amino-acid sequence MATAKPVFSSLLIILALSTPLFLLLHCSHAHPLKTCMFDAIYQLXDSFSDTGNLIRENPGFPFSRLPYGETFFKNATGRCSNGLLMIDYIALAAGIPFLHPYLNKDVMFIRGYGENFAVAGSTALPTYVLAEKNISSPITNSTLSVQLDWMFSHFNGICFDDYDCIKKLKSALFMVGEIGWNDYNYALFQGKSIKEVIDMVPEVVQAIKDAVTRVIGYGASQVVVPGNFPIGCLPIYLTTFQTNNVAAYDEFHCLKRLNNLSMHHNHHLKQAIKVLRREYPNAVIIYGDYYNAFQSVYQHAPLLGFDVVSIQKSCCGVGGDYDFSIARMCGAPGVPVCVNPNELISWDGVHMTQRAYQFMAYWLINDILPKLHCKA
- the LOC121262359 gene encoding 60S ribosomal protein L22-2; protein product: MSRGTAPGPKGKKKGVTFTIDCSKPVEDKIMDIASLEKFLQERIKVGGKAGALGDTVTVTREKSKITVTSDGNFSKRYLKYLTKKYLKKHNVRDWLRVIASNKERNVYELRYFNIAENEGEEED